In a genomic window of Dyadobacter fermentans DSM 18053:
- a CDS encoding class I SAM-dependent methyltransferase: MSNEKRSHEAHSEWFELQFNTPEAKDKVFELWEYDNQHQTIANWIHERMLALSDPFVSERKSWLTVGDAYGFDAHHFYKKGLNVTATDIAGTFLPLSRERGFIEQYAIENAEQLSFADGSFDYVFCKEAYHHFPRPYLGVYEMLRVAREAVILVEPHDPISKMPALLALRNIFDRFDTNALQKYWKNRYSFETVGNYVFKLSEREMDKLANGMGLPAVAFKGINNSYYHASYGREKANDSSPAFRKIKRKLAFHNFLVKASLMPSQLLCAVIFKKLPSEQVRKAMERDGFQIHLFPPNPYAH; encoded by the coding sequence ATGTCCAACGAAAAACGAAGCCATGAAGCGCATTCGGAATGGTTTGAATTGCAGTTTAATACCCCGGAGGCCAAAGATAAGGTCTTCGAATTGTGGGAATATGATAACCAGCACCAGACCATTGCCAACTGGATTCATGAGCGGATGCTCGCGCTGAGTGACCCGTTCGTGTCGGAGCGCAAGTCGTGGCTCACGGTAGGTGATGCATATGGTTTCGATGCCCATCATTTTTACAAAAAGGGCCTTAACGTGACGGCGACCGATATTGCCGGGACTTTCCTTCCATTATCCCGGGAGAGAGGTTTTATCGAGCAATATGCGATCGAGAATGCCGAACAGCTCTCCTTCGCCGACGGCAGTTTCGACTATGTGTTCTGCAAGGAGGCCTACCACCATTTCCCGCGCCCCTACCTGGGCGTGTACGAGATGCTGCGCGTTGCGCGCGAGGCCGTGATACTGGTGGAACCCCACGATCCGATCTCGAAAATGCCGGCATTGCTGGCGTTGCGGAACATTTTCGACCGCTTTGATACCAATGCATTGCAGAAATACTGGAAAAACAGGTATTCCTTCGAAACGGTGGGGAATTACGTATTCAAACTATCGGAGCGCGAAATGGACAAGCTGGCCAATGGAATGGGCCTCCCGGCGGTGGCTTTCAAGGGGATTAACAACAGTTACTATCACGCATCCTACGGGCGCGAAAAAGCCAACGATTCGTCGCCTGCATTCCGGAAGATCAAGCGCAAGCTCGCCTTTCATAATTTCCTGGTGAAGGCTTCGCTGATGCCCTCGCAGCTGCTTTGTGCCGTTATTTTCAAAAAACTGCCGTCCGAACAGGTTAGGAAAGCCATGGAGCGAGACGGCTTTCAAATACACCTCTTCCCTCCGAACCCGTACGCGCATTGA
- a CDS encoding nucleotide sugar dehydrogenase has protein sequence MLPGSDVRIAVIGLGYVGLPLAVAFSRRYAVTGFDINKRRIQELKDAYDTTKEISRQDLREAANLTFSWDEATLKACQVFIVTVPTPVDHYKKPNLTYLLKASAMIGQVLKKGDLVIYESTVYPGCTEDDCVPVLERESGLKFNEDFFCGYSPERINPGDKVNTFTKIKKVTSGSTPEIARIVDELYASVIEAGTHRASSIKVAEASKAIENAQRDVNISFVNELALIFDRMNIDTTEVLEAAATKWNFLQYKPGLVGGHCIGVDPYYLAYKAESLGYYPQVILSGRRVNDMMGVFVANKLVKLMIRKGHKIEGSRVLVLGITFKENCPDIRNTRVIDVYRELTDFGMQVEVHDPWASGEQVLAEYDIALLDKPSGRYEAVILAVAHQEFRSIEFSEFTAADSVIFDLKSVLPQEMVDSRL, from the coding sequence ATGTTACCTGGATCAGACGTCAGAATCGCCGTTATCGGGCTGGGCTATGTAGGCTTGCCACTCGCAGTGGCGTTCAGCAGGCGGTATGCGGTGACGGGTTTTGATATTAATAAACGGCGCATTCAGGAGTTGAAGGACGCCTACGACACGACCAAGGAGATTTCCCGGCAGGATTTGCGCGAGGCCGCAAACCTGACGTTCTCATGGGACGAAGCCACGCTGAAAGCATGCCAGGTGTTCATCGTTACCGTGCCTACGCCCGTCGATCATTACAAAAAACCCAATCTGACCTATCTGCTCAAAGCCAGCGCGATGATCGGGCAGGTGTTGAAAAAAGGCGACCTGGTGATTTACGAATCGACCGTTTATCCCGGCTGCACGGAAGATGATTGCGTGCCGGTGCTGGAACGGGAAAGTGGTTTGAAATTCAATGAGGACTTCTTTTGCGGCTATTCCCCGGAGCGGATCAACCCGGGCGATAAGGTAAATACGTTTACGAAAATCAAAAAGGTGACGTCCGGCTCGACGCCCGAAATAGCGCGAATTGTGGACGAACTGTATGCTTCGGTGATCGAAGCGGGCACGCACCGGGCATCGAGCATCAAGGTGGCGGAGGCTTCCAAGGCAATCGAAAATGCGCAGCGCGATGTGAATATCTCGTTTGTGAATGAACTGGCGCTGATCTTCGACCGGATGAACATTGATACCACCGAAGTGCTAGAAGCGGCCGCTACCAAATGGAACTTCCTGCAATACAAGCCGGGGCTGGTCGGCGGGCATTGCATTGGCGTTGACCCCTATTATCTGGCTTACAAAGCGGAATCGCTGGGCTATTACCCGCAGGTAATTCTCTCCGGCCGGAGGGTAAATGATATGATGGGCGTATTTGTGGCCAACAAGCTGGTGAAACTGATGATCCGCAAAGGGCACAAGATCGAAGGCAGCAGGGTGCTTGTGCTGGGTATTACATTCAAGGAAAATTGTCCTGATATCCGCAACACGCGGGTGATCGATGTGTACCGCGAGCTCACCGATTTCGGAATGCAGGTGGAGGTGCACGACCCGTGGGCATCAGGCGAGCAGGTGCTGGCCGAGTACGATATTGCTTTGCTCGACAAACCCTCAGGAAGGTATGAGGCTGTGATCCTGGCCGTTGCGCATCAGGAATTCCGTTCGATAGAATTCTCCGAGTTCACCGCTGCGGACTCGGTGATATTCGACCTGAAATCGGTGTTGCCGCAGGAAATGGTCGATTCACGGCTGTGA
- a CDS encoding FkbM family methyltransferase has translation MYWLRYLLKEPYHALGSARNREFMSLLLKYGDHARYQLAEVAFGGYKLKVPDAMSFLWQHKEIFADEFYFFESNESQPVIFDCGANIGMSVLYFKKLFPKARLLAFEAEPAIASLLRQNLERNGIHDVQIVDKAVWTDENGIWFGSESADSSSIYSTSQKRKIDSIRLKDYLEKEARIDFLKMDIEGAEIDVLNDCRGSLSHVKHLFVEFHSYLGNAQGLADVMKVFEENGFRYYVDTNQHRLKPFVNHRYRGNDVMDLQLNIFGWRE, from the coding sequence ATGTACTGGCTTCGCTATCTGCTTAAAGAACCTTATCATGCGCTCGGCTCCGCACGCAACCGGGAGTTCATGTCACTGTTGCTCAAATACGGCGATCACGCGCGCTACCAGCTGGCCGAGGTGGCATTTGGGGGCTATAAACTGAAAGTGCCTGATGCAATGTCATTCCTTTGGCAGCATAAGGAAATCTTTGCCGACGAATTCTATTTTTTTGAAAGCAACGAGTCTCAGCCGGTCATTTTCGACTGCGGTGCGAATATTGGAATGAGCGTTCTGTATTTCAAGAAACTGTTTCCCAAAGCGCGACTGCTGGCTTTCGAAGCCGAGCCGGCGATTGCGTCGCTTCTGCGCCAAAACCTGGAAAGAAACGGTATTCATGATGTGCAAATCGTGGATAAGGCAGTTTGGACGGATGAAAACGGGATCTGGTTCGGAAGCGAGTCGGCCGATTCATCTTCCATTTACTCCACCTCCCAAAAACGGAAAATCGATTCCATACGGCTTAAAGATTACCTGGAAAAAGAAGCCCGCATTGACTTTCTCAAAATGGATATAGAAGGCGCTGAAATTGACGTGCTGAACGATTGCCGCGGCTCGCTTTCGCATGTCAAGCACCTTTTTGTGGAGTTTCACTCGTACCTGGGCAATGCGCAGGGACTGGCGGATGTTATGAAGGTTTTCGAAGAAAATGGCTTTCGCTATTATGTGGATACCAACCAGCACCGGCTCAAACCATTCGTGAACCATCGCTACCGCGGTAACGATGTTATGGACCTGCAACTGAACATATTCGGCTGGCGGGAGTAG
- a CDS encoding glycosyltransferase, translating to MRTHAPIILFCYNRPGHLRQTVESLRMNTLAAESELFVYSDGPKNTADRQRVDEVRTYLAGVTGFRSVHVREAETNKGLANSVIEGVSFVLSQFPKVIVLEDDMLSTKDFLSFMNQALDTYASRDDIFSVTGYTPPIAVPGHYPHDVYLAPRASSWGWGTWADKWAEADWQVSDFVALKTDAAQRDAFNKGGNDLWPMLAKQQQGVIDSWAIRWTYSQFRTGAYGLYPVHSKIKNIGTDGTGTNFTFKSGEYGDELSEGAVTMPPDLRPDDGMIHAFGRYYRLPLLLKLKNKVKYGI from the coding sequence ATGCGCACCCACGCCCCCATCATCCTGTTTTGCTATAACCGCCCCGGACATTTGCGGCAAACGGTGGAAAGCCTGCGGATGAACACGCTGGCAGCGGAAAGTGAGCTGTTTGTATATTCCGATGGTCCGAAAAACACGGCCGACCGCCAGCGTGTGGACGAAGTACGGACCTACCTGGCAGGTGTCACAGGCTTCCGGTCCGTACATGTGCGCGAAGCCGAAACGAACAAGGGCCTGGCCAACTCGGTGATCGAAGGCGTCAGTTTTGTCCTTTCCCAATTTCCGAAGGTGATCGTGCTTGAAGATGACATGCTGAGCACAAAGGATTTCCTGTCGTTCATGAACCAGGCACTGGATACTTACGCTTCCCGCGACGACATTTTTTCGGTTACCGGCTACACGCCGCCCATTGCTGTGCCTGGGCACTACCCGCACGACGTCTACCTGGCGCCGCGGGCCAGTTCCTGGGGCTGGGGCACCTGGGCCGATAAATGGGCCGAAGCCGACTGGCAGGTAAGCGACTTCGTCGCGCTGAAAACGGATGCAGCCCAGCGCGATGCATTCAACAAGGGCGGGAACGACCTGTGGCCTATGCTCGCCAAGCAGCAACAGGGCGTGATCGATTCGTGGGCTATTCGCTGGACTTATTCGCAGTTTCGCACCGGGGCTTACGGCTTGTATCCCGTGCATTCCAAAATAAAAAACATCGGAACGGACGGCACCGGGACTAACTTTACTTTTAAGTCGGGTGAATATGGGGATGAACTGTCGGAAGGGGCCGTAACGATGCCTCCCGACCTCCGGCCTGACGACGGGATGATTCACGCATTCGGCCGGTACTACCGGTTGCCGCTTCTTTTAAAATTAAAAAACAAGGTCAAATACGGCATTTGA
- the wecB gene encoding non-hydrolyzing UDP-N-acetylglucosamine 2-epimerase — MKIICVMGARPNFMKVAALYRAFSKHPGFSVKLLHTGQHHDDAMYGVFLTQLGLPHPDFALGIHGGSHTEQTARIMLAFEKIVKTERPDAVLVVGDVNSSLACALVAAKEGVLLFHVEAGLRSGDRTMPEEINRLLIDRISDELFVSEAGAMANLLDEHIAPERMHFVGNVMIDTLAACRENALNRNVFEQLGLVNKGYVLMTMHRPANVDTPEALAAVVELIGAVGKMRKVVFPLHPRTKASLVRNGMFEEFEKASGLVLLPPQGYFEFINLMAHSAMVITDSGGIQEETTFLGIPCVTLRNNTERPATIGEGTNYLAGDLAVDKTIALVERILSGNVKKHALPVLWDGRASARIVEIIERKYLVKI, encoded by the coding sequence TTGAAGATCATCTGCGTGATGGGTGCCCGCCCGAATTTTATGAAGGTGGCTGCCCTGTACCGGGCTTTTTCGAAGCATCCGGGGTTTTCGGTAAAGCTGTTGCACACCGGCCAGCATCACGACGATGCGATGTACGGCGTCTTTTTAACACAGCTCGGTCTTCCGCACCCCGATTTCGCGCTCGGCATCCACGGCGGCTCGCATACCGAGCAGACGGCCCGGATCATGCTTGCATTTGAAAAAATAGTCAAAACGGAGCGCCCCGATGCCGTGCTCGTGGTAGGCGACGTGAATTCGAGCCTCGCCTGTGCGCTCGTGGCAGCCAAGGAGGGAGTGCTTTTATTTCACGTTGAGGCGGGGTTGCGGAGCGGCGACAGGACCATGCCCGAGGAAATCAACCGGCTGCTGATAGATCGGATTTCGGACGAACTGTTCGTATCGGAGGCGGGGGCGATGGCTAACCTGCTGGATGAGCACATTGCGCCTGAGCGGATGCATTTTGTCGGGAATGTGATGATCGATACGCTGGCGGCGTGCCGGGAAAATGCATTGAATAGGAATGTATTTGAGCAATTAGGACTGGTTAACAAAGGCTATGTGCTGATGACCATGCACCGCCCCGCCAATGTCGACACCCCCGAAGCCCTGGCCGCGGTAGTGGAGCTGATAGGCGCTGTCGGCAAGATGCGAAAGGTCGTTTTCCCCCTCCATCCGCGGACGAAGGCCAGTCTGGTGCGGAACGGGATGTTCGAAGAGTTCGAAAAAGCCAGCGGATTGGTCCTGCTTCCTCCCCAGGGATATTTCGAGTTCATCAACCTGATGGCGCATTCGGCTATGGTTATCACGGATTCGGGCGGGATTCAGGAGGAGACCACTTTTTTGGGAATACCTTGTGTAACATTGCGAAATAATACGGAACGACCGGCGACGATCGGGGAGGGGACCAATTATCTTGCCGGAGATTTGGCAGTTGATAAAACGATAGCACTTGTCGAACGGATTTTGAGCGGGAATGTAAAGAAACACGCACTACCGGTACTGTGGGACGGCCGCGCATCCGCGCGAATCGTTGAAATAATTGAAAGAAAATATTTAGTTAAAATATAG